From Magnetospirillum sp. WYHS-4, one genomic window encodes:
- a CDS encoding Spy/CpxP family protein refolding chaperone, with product MKLPSAKSLLSIAALSAIVAGGAMLPREAAAGSPNAAACEKSGGKHGDFRKSMDKRLDILHRDLKLSAEQETAWTEWSGKVKSTLDDAAKRRPDYQAMTTLPAPERFEKLIEMGKERQTRREADLVALKAFYAKLTPDQQKIFDKGMPFGPDHRKDGKTPAKK from the coding sequence ATGAAGTTGCCTTCCGCCAAGTCTCTTCTGTCCATCGCCGCCCTGTCGGCCATCGTCGCCGGTGGCGCGATGCTGCCCCGAGAGGCGGCGGCCGGCTCGCCGAATGCCGCCGCCTGCGAAAAAAGCGGGGGCAAGCACGGCGACTTCCGCAAGTCCATGGACAAGCGCCTGGACATCCTGCATCGCGACCTGAAACTCTCCGCCGAGCAGGAGACCGCCTGGACCGAATGGTCCGGCAAGGTCAAGTCCACCCTGGACGATGCCGCCAAGCGCCGCCCCGACTACCAGGCCATGACCACCCTGCCGGCGCCGGAACGCTTCGAGAAGCTGATCGAGATGGGCAAGGAGCGCCAGACGCGGCGCGAAGCCGACCTGGTGGCGCTGAAGGCCTTCTACGCCAAACTGACCCCCGACCAGCAGAAGATCTTCGACAAGGGCATGCCCTTCGGCCCCGACCATCGCAAGGACGGCAAGACGCCGGCCAAGAAGTAA
- a CDS encoding response regulator transcription factor: METQPHILVVDDDRDIRSLVGDYLRRNGYRVSLAGDGRQMREVLESGRIDLLVLDIMLPGEDGLALCRRLRADSDLPVLMLTARSDPFDRVLGLEMGADDYLTKPFEPRELLARIRSVLRRAQALPVNLAPPPAGRYRFAGWALDAGARRLTSPDDVVVSLSAAEYRLLHAFVTHPNRVLTRDQLMDLTRGRDAEPFDRAIDLQVSRLRQKLGDNARDPVLIKTLRSEGYLLAAPVEMEA, encoded by the coding sequence ATGGAGACGCAACCCCATATCCTGGTGGTCGACGACGATCGGGACATCCGTTCCCTGGTCGGGGATTACCTGCGCCGCAACGGCTACCGGGTCAGCTTGGCCGGCGATGGCCGCCAGATGCGCGAAGTCTTGGAATCCGGCCGCATCGACCTGCTGGTGCTCGATATCATGCTGCCCGGCGAGGACGGTCTGGCGCTCTGCCGACGGCTGCGCGCCGATTCCGACCTGCCCGTCCTCATGCTGACAGCGCGAAGCGATCCCTTCGACCGGGTCCTGGGCCTGGAGATGGGCGCCGACGACTACCTGACCAAGCCCTTCGAGCCGCGCGAACTGCTGGCCCGCATCCGCAGCGTGCTGCGCCGTGCCCAGGCCTTGCCGGTCAATCTGGCGCCGCCGCCGGCCGGGCGCTATCGCTTCGCCGGCTGGGCCCTGGACGCGGGGGCGCGTCGACTGACCTCGCCCGACGACGTGGTGGTGTCGCTGTCGGCGGCAGAGTACCGCCTGCTCCACGCTTTCGTCACCCATCCCAATCGGGTGCTCACCCGCGACCAGCTCATGGATCTGACCCGAGGCCGCGACGCCGAGCCTTTCGACCGTGCCATCGACCTGCAGGTCAGTCGCCTGCGCCAGAAGCTGGGCGACAACGCTCGCGACCCGGTCCTGATCAAGACCCTGCGCAGCGAGGGCTATCTGCTCGCGGCGCCGGTCGAAATGGAGGCCTAG